A stretch of the Lactuca sativa cultivar Salinas chromosome 9, Lsat_Salinas_v11, whole genome shotgun sequence genome encodes the following:
- the LOC111918006 gene encoding uncharacterized protein LOC111918006 yields MAMSNLRRLLSTPPPDLSRPAAIFSTVRSELCNSANRFFSSSPEKLQSHQDLPNNQHEAVNEQDQIQKLQDHGEENDEDDGDEPDMNKETGEIGGPRGPEPTRYGDWERNGRCSDF; encoded by the coding sequence ATGGCGATGTCTAATTTGCGCCGTCTACTCTCCACGCCACCGCCGGACCTTTCCCGTCCCGCTGCGATTTTCTCCACCGTTCGATCGGAACTATGTAACTCTGCAAATCGGTTCTTTTCCAGTTCTCCTGAAAAGCttcaaagtcaccaagacttgccCAACAATCAGCACGAAGCTGTTAACGAACAAGATCAGATCCAGAAACTTCAAGATCACGGAGAGGAAAACGATGAAGACGACGGTGACGAACCTGACATGAACAAAGAGACCGGCGAGATCGGTGGACCCCGAGGTCCCGAGCCTACTCGTTACGGTGATTGGGAACGTAATGGTCGTTGCTCTGATTTCTAA
- the LOC111918053 gene encoding uncharacterized protein LOC111918053 — MTLAEKKTTKEAWEAFKIMFVGADRVKVSRIQTLKAELEAMSMKETESVDDFTGKVINIVSTLRMLADRVEESQVVKKLLRVVSSKLLQIASTLEQFGDLESMSVEEVIGRLKAYEERMKSSETNRSQRVTQSKDQIEVDLVVLVVVVAEVEEEMEEAVVAEAEHITARKAIPVHRVVIIRVTFSAIISKSMGIMHPNFGNESKVRFEGKGSIVFKCKDGGRRKLNDVYYIPDLCSNIISLGKLAEGGDEIKIKDPFLWVHDSIRKLLMKVRRSANRLYKIELKEDIAVCFVAEVDDPTWLWHK; from the exons ATGACATTGGCGGAGAAGAAGACTACTAAAGAAGCTTGGGAAGCCTTCAAAATTATGTTTGTAGGGGCAGATAGAGTGAAGGTTTCTAGAATTCAGACACTCAAGGCTGAACTCGAAGCCATGAGCATGAAAGAGACGGAGAGTGTTGATGACTTCACCGGAAAAGTAATCAACATAGTCAGCACATTACGTATGTTGGCAGACAGGGTAGAAGAATCTCAAGTGGTGAAGAAGTTACTTAGGGTGGTGTCGTCCAAACTCCTTCAGATTGCCTCAACACTCGAGCAATTTGGAGATTTGGAATCAATGTCCGTTGAAGAGGTGATCGGAAGACTCAAGGCGTATGAAGAACGCATGAAGAGTTCAG AAACAAATAGAAGTCAGAGGGTGACTCAAAGCAAAGATCAAATCGAGGTTGATTTGGTGGTTCTCGTGGTGGTTGTGGCAGAGGTAGAGGAAGAAATGGAGGAGGCCGTGGTGGCAGAGGCAGAACACATCACCGCAAGGAAAGCAATCCCAGTGCATCGAGTAGTCATTATAAGAGTGACATTCAGTGCTATAATTTCCAAGAGTATGGGCATTATGCATCCGAAT TTTGGGAATGAATCGAAAGTGAGATTTGAAGGAAAGGGCTCTATAGTCTTTAAATGCAAGGATGGTGGGCGTCGAAAATTGAATGATGTATACTACATACCTGATTTATGTAGCAACATCATCAGTCTGGGTAAATTAGCAGAAGGAGGAgacgagatcaagatcaaggaCCCATTTTTATGGGTTCATGATTCAATTAGAAAGCTACTCATGAAAGTTAGAAGATCAGCAAATAGACTCTACAAAATAGAATTAAAAGAAGATATTGCAGTGTGTTTTGTTGCAGAAGTTGATGATCCAACTTGGTTATGGCACAAATGA